From the Bacillus sp. FJAT-22090 genome, the window AGGATAATCTTGAGTAATGGTTTCTCCTGTATTTGGATCTTTTACTTCTTTTGTGAATGTATGTCCATAAGTATCAAACTGATCTTTTACTTGAATCATTGCCTCGTACATATCTTTATTAATAGTAGTGTGAATTCTATAACCGCCAGTACTTACGGCACGTGCTGCTATAATATCATATTTATCGTATAATTTTGACTCCGATTTTAATCTTTCAGGGTCTATCCCATCTGCTGAAGCAAACTGTTCACGAAGAATTGCTTTTACACGGTTTTCTATCTCAAAAGTTAGCCATGGGTATTTATCTTCTGGGACAATTTCTGGCTGTCTAAAATCCTTTGTAATATCGTAATTAATAGAAGAATTATATTCTTCCTCAGAAATATAACCAGTTTCTTTCATTCGAAACAAAACCGTCTTCATACGTTCAATTCCAGGTTTTAAAGCTTCTCCTTCTTTTAATACACCACCTTTTCTAAATGGTGTATATGCAAATGGTGCTTGGGGAATACCTGCTATATAAGCAGCCTGAGGTAAATTTAAGTCCTTTGCTTTGACATTAAAAATTCCTTGAGCAGCTGTTTCGATTCCAGCAATATTTCTTCCGTTTGCATTTCTGCCGTAAGGAATAATGTTCAAATAAGCTTCTAAGATTTCGTCTTTACTCATAAAGTGTTCCAAACGCATAGCCAGTAATATTTCCTTAGCTTTTCGTTCATAGGAAACTTCATTTGTTAGTATTTGGTTTTTAATTAACTGTTGAGTTAAAGTAGATCCACCTGTTTGTGTATCAGAGTTTGTAACATCCTGTAGTAGTCCTCGGAAAATTGCTTTTGGTACAATTCCATTATGTACTTCAAAATATTCATCTTCCGTAGCTAGAACAGCATCTAAAACATATGGAGAAACTGCTGATAATTTAGTTTCTGTCCGTTCTAGATCTGTACGTAATTTACCTAAATAGACATCTCCGGCAAAATATATTTCGGAAGTCTCTTCATAGTTAAATACTGCTGCTCTCATTTCTTTCTTTTCGCGTAATGGCTCCTCTTTAACTAGAGATGCAAAGTAACCCGCACCTACCGATGCTGCAAATACACCTAAAGTGATGCAGACAATTAAAAAGAGTATGCTTAAGTTCCAAATAACACTAGATGAGATACGCAAGCCTTTTGCCCATTTAGTAGACTGCCATTCATCAAATTTATCTTTATAAAATTGGATTTTCTCTATCCATTTATCCATTAACATTTCAACCCCCAAATCAAGAATTATTATACCATAATCGTTATTCATTAGACGATAGTTATTGACAACCGTTTTAGTTTAGGTAAAATAGTTATATATTTTAACGATGAAAAGTCCGAAGTAGTTGTTGCACATACTGTATAGAGAGCTAGCGGTTGGTGAAAGCTAGTCAGTGTTCAACGATGAATTACAGTCTTGGAGTTAGACGTATTCACAACGATATCGTGATTGAAGCGGAAGGATTTTCCTTCAAGCTGGGTGGTACCGCGCTATTATAAATAAGCGTCCCTGCATGATTTATTTCGTGCAGGGACTTTTTTATTTTAAAAAGGAGGAACTTATTATGACAAATGCATTATTAGAGGATTTAACATGGAGAGGTCTTATTTATCAGCAGACAGATGCAGAAGGCTTAGAAAGTTTATTAGATAGCGAAAAAATTTCACTTTACTGTGGTGTCGATCCAACTGCAGATAGTATGCATATCGGGCATATCGTGCCCTTACTGACTTTACGTCGTTTTCAAATGCATGGACATCGCCCAATCTTATTAGTAGGTGGAGCAACAGGAATGGTGGGAGATCCATCAGGACGTTCAGAAGAGCGTGTTTTGCAAACAACTGAACAAATTGATAAAAATGTAAAAGGAATCAAAACCCAAATGGAGCGCATTTTTGATTTTAATGCTGAGAATGGTGCTAAAATGGTTAACAATCATGATTGGATTGGACCGATGACAGTAATTGAATTTTTAAGAGATTTCGGAAAGCTTGTCAACATCAACTATATGTTAGCGAAGGATTCTATTGCCTCTCGTTTAGATTCAGGGCTTTCTTTTACTGAGTTCGCATACACATTAATACAAGGAATCGACTTCAATCATCTATTTAACACGTATAATTGTAAAGTGCAAGTTGGTGGTTCTGACCAATGGGGTAATATTACAACTGGTCTTGAGATGATTCGTAAAACGCATGAGGAAGAAACAAAAGCATACGGAATAACAATTCCATTAGTAACTAAGGCGGATGGAACGAAATTTGGAAAATCAGCTTCTGGTTCTGTTTGGTTAGATGCGAAAAAGACATCTCCATATGAATTCTACCAATTTTGGATTAATACTGCAGATGCAGATGTGATCAAATACATGAAAATTTTTACTTTCTTAGAACGAAGTGAAATTGAAAGTTACCAAGAAACTGTGGAAAATGAGCCACATTTACGCAAAGGACAA encodes:
- the tyrS gene encoding tyrosine--tRNA ligase; the encoded protein is MTNALLEDLTWRGLIYQQTDAEGLESLLDSEKISLYCGVDPTADSMHIGHIVPLLTLRRFQMHGHRPILLVGGATGMVGDPSGRSEERVLQTTEQIDKNVKGIKTQMERIFDFNAENGAKMVNNHDWIGPMTVIEFLRDFGKLVNINYMLAKDSIASRLDSGLSFTEFAYTLIQGIDFNHLFNTYNCKVQVGGSDQWGNITTGLEMIRKTHEEETKAYGITIPLVTKADGTKFGKSASGSVWLDAKKTSPYEFYQFWINTADADVIKYMKIFTFLERSEIESYQETVENEPHLRKGQMKLAEEMTRLIHGQEALDQAIRISQALFSGNLKELTAGEMKDAFKDVPSVEMTKDTKNIVDFIVEATVSPSKRQAREDVTNGAISVNGEKVTDVTYEVGEKDRLEDEFMIIRRGKKNYKMIKFI